In bacterium, one genomic interval encodes:
- a CDS encoding GNAT family N-acetyltransferase: MKWRKNNFEIDTNRKRFDLDLIHNFLSTQSYWATGRSRATIERSIRNSVAFGIYEGKKQVGFARVITDYATFAWIADVFVIEEFRGQGLAKWLMEVMMAHPKLQGFRRWVLATKDAHELYRRFGFEELKKPERWMEHRDPKTEEQPDYWQDSKSIVT; this comes from the coding sequence TGACACGAATCGAAAGCGGTTCGACCTCGATTTGATCCACAACTTTTTGAGCACGCAGTCTTACTGGGCAACCGGACGGTCGCGGGCAACCATCGAGCGCTCGATTCGAAACTCAGTAGCGTTCGGGATCTATGAAGGCAAAAAGCAGGTGGGTTTCGCGCGGGTCATTACGGACTATGCGACTTTCGCGTGGATTGCGGATGTTTTCGTCATCGAAGAATTCCGTGGTCAGGGTCTTGCCAAGTGGTTGATGGAAGTTATGATGGCTCATCCCAAATTGCAAGGATTTCGCCGCTGGGTTCTTGCCACTAAAGACGCTCATGAGCTTTACAGGCGCTTCGGCTTTGAAGAGTTGAAAAAGCCTGAGCGCTGGATGGAACATCGTGATCCCAAAACTGAAGAGCAACCGGACTACTGGCAGGATTCGAAGTCGATTGTCACGTAG